The following proteins are encoded in a genomic region of Ictalurus punctatus breed USDA103 chromosome 15, Coco_2.0, whole genome shotgun sequence:
- the LOC108276327 gene encoding uncharacterized protein LOC108276327 isoform X2 yields the protein MSVPDTQVFTPGPEEGPDGQDALFLGPLMSDKVQKDDLIRFIQGKYQECLQHLDDPDQQKSYFFWMIVEHFCNGNGRVMMAEIAVLLFKGYGCVRRKLGRVQNQEDWCLPLARLLCSTATGDEHRKAIIKMGDDLGSRGRIYASHICYVVAQVVLGSRRRFHIIGYDWVINHHSVSKEVMERTEIYEYVLSLTSGIGQPQFQELKYLYACDLVDAGLSAQALAYCESIARNIFTFPRLINSYVMERVIMLSYRLLQGMEEEEAEWLLKLCRLYRAFSAHSHFYGDVMESISCSYESQEFQEELDSRYTVGKLLGEGDCTTVYAGVRKADGLQVAMKYVFKVDEDLLYGEKPREVALMEMVSKPPRCENVVELLEWIDMSTFFILVLERPVHCMDLQKFCEGKKDGRLSERLSRAIMLQVFRAAHHCFKRGVLHGDIHNQNILINPDTLEVKLIDFGCGEFLSGNTNTMCEGLTSYIWNLGALIVEMITGDVFFYDEKHMTKWSMLVSEECCHLISWCLKNPHNQPTFEEILSHKWFTMELQDTEQEST from the exons ATGTCTGTGCCTGACACTCAGGTTTTTACACCTGGACCAGAAGAAGGACCTGATGGGCAGGATGCACTGTTTCTTGGTCCTCTGATGAG TGATAAGGTGCAGAAGGACGACCTGATCAGGTTTATCCAGGGGAAATATCAGGAATGTTTGCAACACCTGGATGACCCTGACCAACAGAAATCCTATTTCTTCTGGATGATTGTAGAGCACTTCTGTAATGGGAATGGA agAGTAATGATGGCTGAAATCGCCGTGCTTCTCTTCAAAGGCTACGGCTGTGTGAGGAGAAAG CTCGGCCGTGTTCAGAACCAGGAGGACTGGTGTCTTCCTCTGGCCAGGCTTTTGTGCTCCACTGCTACAGGAGATGAGCACAGAAAAGCCATTATTAAAATGGGAGACGATTTAG GTTCCAGAGGACGGATCTATGCATCACATATCTGCTACGTGGTGGCGCAAGTGGTGCTGGGATCACGTAGACGATTTCACATTATTGGATATGACTG GGTTATTAACCATCATTCAGTGTCGAAGGAGGTGATGGAGAGAACTGAGATCTATGAGTACGTGCTGTCTCTGACCTCAGGGATCGGCCAGCCACAATTCCAG GAGTTAAAGTACCTTTACGCCTGTGATCTAGTTGATGCTGGACTTTCTGCTCAGGCACTCGCTTACTGCGAGAGCATCGCTAGAAACATCTTCACGTTCCCTCGGCTCATCAACAGCTATGTTATGGAACGGGTTATAATG CTCTCTTACAGGCTGCTCCAAGggatggaagaagaagaagcagaatgGCTGCTAAAACTTTGCCGGCTGTACAGAGCATTCAGTGCACATTCTCACTTTtatggtgatgtgatggagtCCATCTCATGTAGTTATGAGTCTCAGGAGTTCCAAG aggaGTTAGATTCACGCTACACTGTAGGAAAGCTGCTGGGGGAAGGTGACTGCACCACTGTCTACGCTGGAGTGCGTAAGGCAGATGGGTTACAG GTTGCCATGAAATATGTGTTCAAAGTGGATGAAGACTTATTG TACGGAGAGAAGCCTCGGGAGGTGGCGTTAATGGAAATGGTGTCCAAGCCACCTCGCTGTGAGAATGTGGTGGAGCTCCTGGAATGGATCGATATGTCCACTTTTTTTATCTTGGTGCTGGAGCGACCCGTTCACTGCATGGACCTCCAGAAATTCTGTGAAGGTAAGAAAGATGGTCGGTTGTCTGAACGTCTGAGTCGAGCTATCATGTTGCAGGTGTTTCGAGCTGCTCATCACTGCTTTAAACGGGGAGTTCTTCACGGCGACATACACAACCAGAATATTCTGATCAATCCAGACACTCTGGAGGTGAAGTTGATTGACTTTGGCTGTGGAGAGTTCCTGTCGGGCAACACCAACACGATGTGTGAAG GACTTACTTCTTACATCTGGAATCTGGGTGCACTCATAGTTGAGATGATCACTGGAGACGTTTTCTTTTATGATGAGAAGCATATGACTAAGTGGTCAATGTTAGTTTCTGAAG AGTGCTGCCATCTGATATCATGGTGCCTGAAAAACCCTCATAATCAGCCAACTTTCGAGGAAATCCTGAGCCACAAGTGGTTTACTATGGAACTTCAGGACACGGAACAG gaaagtacttga
- the LOC108276327 gene encoding uncharacterized protein LOC108276327 isoform X1 → MSVPDTQVFTPGPEEGPDGQDALFLGPLMSDKVQKDDLIRFIQGKYQECLQHLDDPDQQKSYFFWMIVEHFCNGNGRVMMAEIAVLLFKGYGCVRRKLGRVQNQEDWCLPLARLLCSTATGDEHRKAIIKMGDDLGSRGRIYASHICYVVAQVVLGSRRRFHIIGYDWVINHHSVSKEVMERTEIYEYVLSLTSGIGQPQFQELKYLYACDLVDAGLSAQALAYCESIARNIFTFPRLINSYVMERVIMLSYRLLQGMEEEEAEWLLKLCRLYRAFSAHSHFYGDVMESISCSYESQEFQEELDSRYTVGKLLGEGDCTTVYAGVRKADGLQVAMKYVFKVDEDLLYGEKPREVALMEMVSKPPRCENVVELLEWIDMSTFFILVLERPVHCMDLQKFCEGKKDGRLSERLSRAIMLQVFRAAHHCFKRGVLHGDIHNQNILINPDTLEVKLIDFGCGEFLSGNTNTMCEVSLCFYSGLTSYIWNLGALIVEMITGDVFFYDEKHMTKWSMLVSEECCHLISWCLKNPHNQPTFEEILSHKWFTMELQDTEQEST, encoded by the exons ATGTCTGTGCCTGACACTCAGGTTTTTACACCTGGACCAGAAGAAGGACCTGATGGGCAGGATGCACTGTTTCTTGGTCCTCTGATGAG TGATAAGGTGCAGAAGGACGACCTGATCAGGTTTATCCAGGGGAAATATCAGGAATGTTTGCAACACCTGGATGACCCTGACCAACAGAAATCCTATTTCTTCTGGATGATTGTAGAGCACTTCTGTAATGGGAATGGA agAGTAATGATGGCTGAAATCGCCGTGCTTCTCTTCAAAGGCTACGGCTGTGTGAGGAGAAAG CTCGGCCGTGTTCAGAACCAGGAGGACTGGTGTCTTCCTCTGGCCAGGCTTTTGTGCTCCACTGCTACAGGAGATGAGCACAGAAAAGCCATTATTAAAATGGGAGACGATTTAG GTTCCAGAGGACGGATCTATGCATCACATATCTGCTACGTGGTGGCGCAAGTGGTGCTGGGATCACGTAGACGATTTCACATTATTGGATATGACTG GGTTATTAACCATCATTCAGTGTCGAAGGAGGTGATGGAGAGAACTGAGATCTATGAGTACGTGCTGTCTCTGACCTCAGGGATCGGCCAGCCACAATTCCAG GAGTTAAAGTACCTTTACGCCTGTGATCTAGTTGATGCTGGACTTTCTGCTCAGGCACTCGCTTACTGCGAGAGCATCGCTAGAAACATCTTCACGTTCCCTCGGCTCATCAACAGCTATGTTATGGAACGGGTTATAATG CTCTCTTACAGGCTGCTCCAAGggatggaagaagaagaagcagaatgGCTGCTAAAACTTTGCCGGCTGTACAGAGCATTCAGTGCACATTCTCACTTTtatggtgatgtgatggagtCCATCTCATGTAGTTATGAGTCTCAGGAGTTCCAAG aggaGTTAGATTCACGCTACACTGTAGGAAAGCTGCTGGGGGAAGGTGACTGCACCACTGTCTACGCTGGAGTGCGTAAGGCAGATGGGTTACAG GTTGCCATGAAATATGTGTTCAAAGTGGATGAAGACTTATTG TACGGAGAGAAGCCTCGGGAGGTGGCGTTAATGGAAATGGTGTCCAAGCCACCTCGCTGTGAGAATGTGGTGGAGCTCCTGGAATGGATCGATATGTCCACTTTTTTTATCTTGGTGCTGGAGCGACCCGTTCACTGCATGGACCTCCAGAAATTCTGTGAAGGTAAGAAAGATGGTCGGTTGTCTGAACGTCTGAGTCGAGCTATCATGTTGCAGGTGTTTCGAGCTGCTCATCACTGCTTTAAACGGGGAGTTCTTCACGGCGACATACACAACCAGAATATTCTGATCAATCCAGACACTCTGGAGGTGAAGTTGATTGACTTTGGCTGTGGAGAGTTCCTGTCGGGCAACACCAACACGATGTGTGAAG TTTCTCTCTGCTTTTATTCAGGACTTACTTCTTACATCTGGAATCTGGGTGCACTCATAGTTGAGATGATCACTGGAGACGTTTTCTTTTATGATGAGAAGCATATGACTAAGTGGTCAATGTTAGTTTCTGAAG AGTGCTGCCATCTGATATCATGGTGCCTGAAAAACCCTCATAATCAGCCAACTTTCGAGGAAATCCTGAGCCACAAGTGGTTTACTATGGAACTTCAGGACACGGAACAG gaaagtacttga